Below is a window of Pleurodeles waltl isolate 20211129_DDA chromosome 4_1, aPleWal1.hap1.20221129, whole genome shotgun sequence DNA.
CACAAATGGTTGAATGTTCCACAGATGTGTCTGCTATTGATGAGTAAACTAACTTCATTATCCAGTACTGAAGTTGGTAAGGCAGCCCATTGTTGCAAACACTTGGCATTATGACCTACGAGTAGGAGGTGGGAAACAAGtgtcaggcaggtgaaggggaaAACAAGCAGCAGCATGGGAGACAGGCACAGCAGCAGTGAGACAAGACCAGGCAGCGACCTGTGCACTAGTGTCCATCTGTAACCCGGCTGGTGTTTACAGCAGGGAATGGAAGCAACTGCAGAAAGAATGAGCGCTTCACTTCACTCTTGATGAATTGCATTGGGAAAAAAAACGCTTGTATGGATTCATCTGACTGCTCCACCACCAAATATCTGTATGTCAATGCAGTGGCAGAACTCCATACATCACGACGACAGCTAAAATCAACCAATGGCTGATGAATGTGGAATTGTCAATATGTGAGTGACATTTACAACAACCAATGGCTGAGGAGAATGACCGTTTATCGCTCCGTGTAGGGACATCATATTAACTCTGCACAAAAATCTACTCTTGCCTCGAGCCAGACCTAAAACAAAGCCTATTCTGCAGTTTTGCAGCTAGTACACTGCAGCTGCAATTATATGAGACATTTTATTGTTAACGAGTTCATGTTTCAAGGAGGCTTAATTTAACATCATGTGTCAGTAAAATTACTAAAGAATTTCAGAAATCACCAGATCCTTATAGAGAAAACACGCTTATTTAACCTGAACATGTTTACAGGAGGTGTAAAAGCATACAGCTCCTTCTTTTAACATCTAAGAGATCAATaattgttgaaactttaatttattGCCCGGTAATGGTGACAATCGGACACAAAAAAGTATTACATTAATTTTAAATTGAATAATCAATACTCTGAATGAAAGCCTGATCAAACAAAGAAATGAGTCACGTGGAAAGCTGCGCATTCATCTACACATACACCGAACATATCGCATAAACGTACTATTTATAACAGGTACAACACAACCTAGTTTAGTACAATAAACAGTACATTTCGTAACCCTGATATACACTGCACATTCCTACACTAAACGTCATAACAGAATGTTGTACTCTAGGCTGACGTGTGACATTCTTCAGCATCTTGCCCCGCATCATCAGTTGGGGGGCTGCTTTATGTGATCAGCCATGTGGCTCACTGAGATCTTGTTAAACATATGAGTGAGCAACAGGCAGAGACCTATAAAAAGTCCCTGCAAAAGAACAGTTCTGCAGGGTGATTCTGATGACAGAACAGGGATAACACTAGTTTATGGTGAGTACGACCCACGTCACCAACAACACTAAGCTTTCAGTTGGACTCATATTGTCTTCCGTTGTTAAGCATTCTTCGTCAAAGCTCAGACGGTATCAAATATGTACTGGACATCAATTGACTGCACAGATCTCCCGTTCAAGCAGCATCAGAGACATACAATTATTTGCCGACATCCTTCTATGTAGAAAAAATTCTTATCAGGTTTCGCTCCTTTTTCAACCTGGAGTATTAAACACTGTCAATGTCTAAGCGACTGCTTAGATTTGGCTTTGACGTCACGTACTATAAGAGCTACAGGAATCAGGCCCAACATTGACATGCAGATTTAAGTTCATTGAATCTGCAATTTCTGGATCTATCATAGAGCCAATCAGAAGAAGCTTTAATTTGACAAACTAGATCTCAGGACTATATGAAGTGAATTGTGGGTTGTGCTCTAGCACAATTCGAAGGTAAGGGTCAGCCAAATCATGATTTATAGGAGCTGGAATACATTGGTTAATCCTAAGGAGAAAAGGAGGGTTCTTCTCCTGGAAAACACTCCAAAATTAACTTAGATTTTTGGATCACTATCTTATAAAGGAGTTAATATGCAAATAGATCCAGTATGCAATCACATTGCAGAAGGGCCTGATTCAAGACAACAGTGAATTTGTGGAACAACATTTTTCTACAATGTTTTGTCAAAAGAAAGACCTCCTCTATATAGCATTTGCCTCTGCATATAAATGAAACATAGCAGGAACAGGTTAATCACTTGACAAAATCCCTTAAACTGCCCACAACTAACCTGCCTCAGATACGTTGAATGCTGCTGAGTGGCCATGAACAGCAGATGGGGGTGAGGATTTAGTGGATCCATCTGTAAGATCTGCAGTACCTGCATCAATTGTGCCCTCTGTTTCTCGTTCTCTCTCATTAAGGTCAGAAAAACTGAAATCTGTTGAAGTCTCATTGTCGTTAAGGCTATCTGATGTCCCTTGGCCAGACCCACTCTCTTCATCGCTTGTAAAGGCAACCCACTTCGAATCGGACGTATTCTGTGAAGGGATGTTGGCAGCCTGGGTATTATCTTCCAGCATGGAAGTGCCACCAGGGCTCTTCGGCGGCACATATGATGCCATTGAAGGGTTAGTTGTCTGATTCTGTATCCTACTGCCTGAGCCAGTAATTGGCAGGGTCTTCACTTCCTGAGACAGCTCAGAATGTGCATTAAGTGTTAGGTTAGTTTCATCCTTCTCCACAGTGGCATGCATCTTTAGCCCATCTACTACGTTTTCAACAGTTTCTGTGTGGGGTGTGGAAGTGGCAGCATCATAAACAGACAGACCGTCATCCACCACAGAATGCCACATGCGAGCATCAGGACTGGCATGGTGTGATGCATCGGAGGACTCTTTGGAGAAAACAGATAGCATGGTTAAGGTACCTGAGCCCTCACCGTCTGGAGACACAGCTGCAACAGAAACATACATTTTTGGTACATAGAGGTCATCATGACTAGAGGCAGTGATCTCATTGGCTAGAGTGGCAGGAGCAATATCTTTCTTTACATTAGAGCTGTTGACCAAAGAAAGATCATGGCTGCTGGGGAAAACACTTGCAGTAACATCTCTAGCAATATTTGGTGATGCTGGCCAATataacactggagtgggaatactattCTCATAGAAAGAGGGACTATCTTTATCATAAATGTTTTGGCTATTATCATTATTGTGCAATTGTGGGCCAATCAAGTCTAAATGCTCACTACTAAACAAGTCAGGAGGAATGTAGTCTTCATTTGCAGCTAATGCAGTGACAGCATAGAGCGAAACAGTGGGAATAGTAGGTGTATGGGACAGTAAGTCCCTAGTTGATGGCTCAAAGATAGATGACAACGTTGTTTGATTCCTCACTGAATCGGGGGCTCTATGATGCAAACCTGGATCAACACTGGAGCTCTTATAAGCAACCCCTGTGGTGGTATTTGTCAATAGAGTAGTGGGCACAGTCGGAATATTTAGTGGTGTACCAATATCTGAGCTTGCAAAGGACATTTGATTGTGGATGTCATGGCTCGAAGAAGTGAAGAGCTCAAATGGAAGCGGCAGAGTTGAGGCAGATGCAATGTTACAAGCAGGAGAGGCAGCATGGTTTGAAACTGCAGTAAGCATAGATTCAAGCGCAATATCAGCAGAGGTTGGAGATGCAGCATGCATGTACGTCACTGATGACAGATACTCAGAAGACATACTGATAACATGACCAGAAATCTTAGCTGTGGGAAGAGCAAGCAGCAGTTCAAGAGTTCCTTTTGTTCTGGAAACAGGAACAAGGATTTTAAATAAAGATAAATCATTCTTAAATACTTCATTTTCAGAATCAGATGAAGACATTTCAACGTCACCAGAGGAGGGAATATTTGGTAGATCATCCTCAGCGTCCTTTCTAGTAATGAGTTTATCAAGATCATTAAACACAGGTTCTGGGGAAAGCCTTTCAGCGGTATCAAAATCAGATAAATCAGACAAAaagaacccactgccagaaaaagtGTCAGTCAGATCCCCAGCGACAGACACAGAGCGTGTAGGTTGAAACAAAGCACTGTCTTGCAACACTACAGAAGTCCTATGCACCAGTTCATTGTTAGGTTTGCTAGAAAACAAGCCCTCATGCAATACACCAATAGAATCATGCACGAGTGTTGAAGAGTCATCAGAAGCAGGAACACTGTGAAGAAAAGCCACATCACTAGACACAGGGTAAACGAATCCGCCCACCGTGGAAGGCACATGCATCTTTACATCCGTCTCAGACGTCACAACTTGAGGAACCATGCTCATTTCATGAAGTGAGCTGGTCTCATGTGGAGACTCCAGTGCTTCTGGAGCCACATGAGGAAGCCGATGTGAGATCACATCAGCTAACAGAGTGCCCTGTGACTGAATCAAGGTACCACTGTCAGTCAAAGCCAAAGATGCATGCAGGGGCAGAGTGTCACTCATAATGGCCGGTGTACTCTTCAAAAGCATTTTAGAAACTGTAAACACATGGTGAAATTTACCACCGAAGGAAGCAGAGGAAAATGGAAGCAAACGTATGTCATCAGAGGATGACAGCGTGGGTTCAAGTGACACATCAAGACTGGGAAGTacaggtgtggcatgcagggctgcaGCAAGGCTTGGGAAGGCAGGTGAGACATGGTGGAACTGAGTGTCAGACAATAAAGGGGTGCGCAGAAGGAGTGCCTCATTAGCATAGGAAGGGTGAATAGGAATCTCACCATGGGAAACTGGTTGAGATGTCTGAGAGATGCCTTCACTGGCGGAAGCACTGTTTTTTCCAGAAGTTGTTGCAACAGAGTGAGATGCCAACTCAGTAGGGGAAAATGTGGAAGCAAAATTCTGCTGCATACCTGCACCAGCAACCAGTGTACCTTGTaacaagacagaagcagcagaatAGTTTGCGGTAGTGCCAGTATCACTAGTTTCATTCACCTGCCCAGCAACCAAGGCCAAACTAGAGGTAGCTGTTTCATTTATGACATTGTCAAACACCTCGCCAGCATCAATTCTGCGATCATCCTCTCTAGACGAAGTTAAATCTTTTGAATTATCTGTAGGGTAACCTTGGGTGACACCAATCAATCTTGTGTctgaactttgtgaagcaagggattTTTCCAGGGAGACTTCCTCCAGAACAAACTGCGTAGAGGAGACTGTTGGAGTAACATCAAGAAAGACCTCATGGCTTTGATCAGGCCAATTACCTGGTGTTAAAAATTCTCTTTGCTGAGCGGTGGTAATTTCCTGCTGTTCAGTTACTGGAGGACCATGCGCACCATCTTCAGAAAGATCTTTGGTTGTGTAGGAGATGTTTCTATATGGTACAACACTTATAGCCTGCACATCTATGCCCTTGGAGGTTGTTACTCCAATTAACATTTGTTCCTTTGGATCCATCCGATCAGTTATATCATGCCCTGCAATTGGAGATGAGCCTGTGGAGGTAGGAGGTGTGCTTTTCTGTAATGCACCATCAATTGCATGTGTGCTCACTATGATTGGATAGTCCACTTTGTGATCTAGGCTTGTTTCTGTTCCCATCCTTTCTTGCAATGAATCAGGGGTTGTATGTGCTGGTTCCTGATTCCATATTtggttgtcagcagtatttttTATGTAAGTCGAGTcattgtcttcttgctcctcttccGGGTCTTCAACCTAAAAGCCAGAATAAAACAATAGAGATTAAAAACTATGACGCTTGGAGACAGCAAGCAAACAGGACAGAGCTTAAACTAAAATAACACCCAAAAAGCCACCACCATTGTTTGTTTAGACTCACAGATGTTATTCCATTTCTTTGGTCTTTTTTATAAAGTTTCTCTTCACGGTGGAGAAAAGAGCAGCAAATAACCTATGAGACAATAACATGGCTACAACTCTATTAGTTTTGTTCCCAGAAAATGATTCACTACTCACATATATTGTTAATCCATAACCAAATGGCCACAAGTATTTCATGCTGAACCAAGAGAAGCACCATTAATGGTATATGAAAAACAGCCATATACAAGACAGACAAAGATTTGCAAGTGCCTGTTAAAACTTCAAGGAGTAGCCAACGATTTCAAAGCCCAGTCTTCTCATGTTACATTCAAAAATAATTTCTTGAGAAATGTGTGTTTAGAAGTGCTCAGCAGGTGTCCATTTCCCTTTTTTCTAACGTGGCAACCATGCCTGATTCGGTAGGAGGTGGGGTGATTTCCAGAGCACAGAGAAAAGGAATGGATCCTTGATTGTACTCTGTCATTGAGCATCTCCACCATGGTCACCGCAGTTCACCCAGAAACCAAAAAGAAACCTGGACATTTCCAATAGTGCTACAAATGAGAATGGTgttgggttggtgttgggttgaaGGCTTTCcaaacatgtccatccacacacaAGACCCTGAGTATTCGGTCTTCTACATGCGTAACTGTAATTTTTCTGTATTCATCCTTTAATCAATGACACCATTTGACTTATGATCTATGCTGATGGCAAGCAAACCACAGTAGTGACCAGGAAGCAGTGATAAAGATAGTAGCTCAATCTGGCCCTCATTGCAAATGGCCTGTTAAGTTCTAGTATATTCAGCAACTTCTGTTACCATACATACAGGAATTATGTGTTTGTAGGGAAACCCCATGACCATGCAATTTTCCACAGGTAAATTTTGGATGGCCATTGCTGCCAAACGTAACTTGGGGAAAATACCTGATAACCACTGTGAGAAAGTcaaccttttagcatgttcaccgcaatgtttctgactgatactgctggtaactgaccctgactgtgccctaggctctgcttaacaggcccagggccagtgctctgaataaaatgtaTGTGGTCAAATGGCACAATGTTAAAATTCCTATTAGCAATGACATACCCCGTAAGTCCCTAGTGGATAGCAGGGcatgggggattcaaactacctgtaTGTCCCTACtgtataatagggcagggaagtttagaggcacagtagatttcctgcactggcatgtgcactgctgtgtgcctgctgtcattttcaaaggcagccctgccttgcagactgtctttaaaatgtaaaatgtaggcaaattctactttggaattaaatttACTTACAAATAACAATCTACCTTATTGTAAATATAAATTCACCCCCAAGGTCTCCCCTAGACACACCCAGGGGTAGGGTgccggtgccatgtaactataagcagggacattataaaatatgttgtatatgtcctggtgagggaaaaactgcacctttcattctctcccattgtagaaagttggctccataggctataatgggaatatttttcataagcctaaatattgctaggaaaaaagataaaatgacaagaaaggactcaaatgaatggtaatgataaatgcaacaatttgcaattgttgaatttatcataacttataCAGAAAATAAGTTGTGAGAcgaattccagcctgctagtggtatTTCCTGATTATTCAGCCCTAACATGATTaaccaggctactttgatgaggtgataagaatcttgcactgagcagaggttatctgataggGGAGGTAGGCAGATGGTGAAGCCAGGCCAGGAAGATGGGCTGGATGAATCAAGCTAAGGCTTCAAAAGGATgccagtcagaaaggaatgcagccaAGCCTGTCCTCTCACCCCAGTACCCCCCAGATTGATGGTGGGCTTAGAAAAGGATTTTGCAGATATCCAGAGGGGaagttaatggaaatgagctacaccagggggttggtttagccagatcttactcctctggaggaaaatcatccatcttggaatgttaaagtgcagtgctttacggAAAGGAAGATGGCAagctttggaggaagttgtcataaatctgggtggcaccctgcagctcactagacaaggatgcccactgactgtcccccaagatgattgaataaaagtggctgatctgcattaaaattcagatctgctgcctgaaaccacaagaagaagaagaactgcccagcTGAAACCCTCATTTGCAACCCAGATGTTTGCACACTTAAGGAATGTGTCTTTTGCACACTGTAGCCACAGCCCAAAGCGCTTTGCTTTGCTTCAAAacagactcaggagtggactccttgAAGCAACAGGCTAAAATAGCTTCCCTGCAGCAACtttcacaaaagtccccagcctggagtaggTCCAGTTGACTTGCAagaatttggccaggtgcattgtgggaattgcaggagcaactcagagattatgGAAcattggattggggttgtggatcgctttcctgcatcaagaaacacttctggaagtaagtgtaaaagtgttgcaTTGCAGAcggctggaactcttgactgtgtcctggtccagtgcagccttccctttgagcactatttgcttcaCAGCGCTAGTTTTACTTGTAATCtttgaaattcatatctctggttccctatattggattttgggcattttttgtcattttaaaggtaagAATGTCtattattgttataaattggtgtgggatttttattgtgtgttgtgtcttacttcttTACTGTatttgtgcatttaaatgctttacatacctgtcttctgagttaagcctgactgctcgctgCCAAGGTACGAGGGATTGAGCCAGAGGCTACTTTGTGGGACCTTGACTGAGCCcaaccctgtgttgggggtgtattGCTAGTAGTAGGTGTGCACTTACCCCTACCAATACTCAGCCTCTAGCAACCATCAGAACATGAACATTTTGGTGAGGTTATTACAAACATTTGCAAGTTATTCACCCAAAAATCATATCAGGCCTTTATTATCACGCTTGATAAATTCCAAACATCTAAGGGATTAAAGGGAAGCTAAGGAGAGAGACAAGAAATTGTTGCATAATGTTTGGTCATAGGAGGTATTGTTTATTCATCTCACTATGTACCTAGTGCTTTTAGCACTCTCCAATCTACGGATTATAATTAGACAACATGGATACACTGTATTGCTACACACTTAATGGCATGTGAAGGGTTGTGGACTCAATCCATTGTAGTGCTATGACTAAAGCCCATGTTTCCTTTTGGATCCAATGTGATGGGAAAGGGTATCAGACTTTTGTTCTGTCACTTTCCCCCTACTTTTGACCACCATGGTTAAAACTCACTGCAAGTAGTTTTAAACAAGAGataaagttttattttaaagtgtTCCACCACATGCCATCTTCCTAAATATGGGAACTTAAATCCACATTCAATTATATTGCTGCAAGACTACAGGAAAACATGAGGCCAGTTCCTGGGTGTCAATCCATGTCTAGTGACAGCAGTTGGGTCGCTCCACCGCCTATGGCTTACTGGAAAGCAGGGACTCCTTTCTGGAAAGTACTGGACTGTTCTTCTAAGAATACTTTGTTCTTTAGACATGTGACCAATCAAGCTCAATATAGTAAGGGTCTCTTTTAAGCCTGCTGTCATATTCATTGGTGTGTTCTACAAAACAAAGGCTGAAGCAAAACACCTGCAGCAATAGAACTCATGGATCAACTGAACATCAGCAGCAAAGGAACATTAGCTGCAAATAAACCGAGGCAGCAATGGAACATTGGGAGCAGAGTAACACTTGCACCAGTCATGGTCAGGAGAACAAGGACACACCAATCGCAATGGAAAAAAGTACCAGTACACTCAGACAGCAATGGAATACTGGCCGCACTAGAACACcagaagtggaacacagacaacAATAAACACTTATCAATTTGGTGCATATTTCCATTGAAGTGGCATAACGCAGCACAGCAGGCAAAGAGAAGAACTGCTATCTTCAAAGAGCGAGTAGCCCCTCAGTGCCAAAGTGGACAGGGTCTACAAACCAAATAATAAATCCAATCTCTCCTCCGTGCACTCATATATGTATAAAGGTTCTCTATTTGACAGTATGTTATTCCTCAATTTGAGGTATACTGATTAACAGTTATATGTGTGCTGTATATTACACACAACACCTctgttgtttttttagaaaaaatatatatattcttttattgTATGCAATTTTTACAATTGATAACATATCTTGATATTTGctcaacttttaaaaacattgcataTTACATTTTTGTTCTCACTCAAACCTATATCGAAAAATAACTTTTATCCATTAATTAATTTCATATTTCATCAACATTTGTCAATCTGTTCATTTAagaacacttgcacacacataaaaacacaaatgATACAAAAGCTTATAAACATaaacacagaatgcagcacacatgcaaagaggaaatgacAAGGGAgactaaaaatatgttttcttgtaaCACCAGCCTCAGGCAGGCGCACCATTTCGTGGCAAACCCATGTCTacatctctttgtaaatatgggtttgagtCAAAGACCATGAGTGGATGCACTGGAACATCCTCAAGCCACTGATGGAATGCCTGcctaaaacaaaataacacaaggcAGTCAACGCGCTTCATGCAAACTGATGATTGCGTGGCTTAGTAGATACCAAGAAGGATTTTGTATCGGGCTAAGTAAAAAAGGTGACTCAACCCAGATGCAAAatcttcataaatctgggcctgaattctGAGAAACAAGGAGCACAGGCAGTAATGGAACTAGTCAGAAATGGATCACAGGCAGAACTGGATCGCTAGCAGCAGAGTTAACCCGGAAGCACAACAAGATGGCCCCAGCATGCAGCTACTTCGAAGTTGCTTATAATTTTTGTCTGTAAAAGTGGTGCAATGTGAGAATTTCAAACCAAAATCGATCATGGATACTGAAACCGTCATGAATGCAGTTTACTTAAAGAACATATGTATCTGGCATTTCCTTTAACTATGACCTCTGCACAGCCTTGCATACCAATTATGATCTTGACTAAATCATGATTCATTCATTCAACTGTCAATCTGTGTTTCCATCTAATACATACATCCATTCATATTTTGTGCATCATATGCAAAAGTGGCAGAATTCATATAGCTACCGTCTGAGAAAGTCTACAAATTAACAGCTAGATCTTAAACGAGCATCTACTTTTctttgagaaaaaaacaatattgcaCATTACCTCTATaacgtcttctgtttcttccaaaTCAGAAAATAGATCAATGTCTATGAAAAGAAATGTTATTAAAACATCATATGTTTCCTTGTTTACCATAAAAAATTGTAAATCACAAATTTCTCAATTCCTTAAAAAATCTCAATAAAGCACCATCATTTGTCATTTCACAGCCCTGAGCAAACACTCAGTTTGATTTTGAATATCTCCGCCCATTTGTGCGGGATCCATCTGAATGGAAAGTGTTTATATACTGGGAGGGAGATGCTGGGGTGTTATGACAGATGCACTGGACTGCAGCTTCTTGTGAAATTTCAGACAGAGGGGTTGGTTGAATGTTGTACATAACACTGTCCATTCACCATTGCAAGAATCTCATGGGAAACCAGGTGATGTGCCTCGTGCTGCCCATTTTTTTCAAATATCTCTTTATTAGAATTTTTGAGAAAATGAAATTACTGCCTTGAGCGTGGCAGGGCAACAGTGATCTGGTACATATAATAATCAACAGTACCTAAGCATTTAGGTACAATATTcgagtacatgtgtgatgaccagATGGTCTATTAGCCAAAGAATAGCATATGTATACCAGTGCATCGTTAATGAAGCGTTCATCCCCAGTCAACTAAACAAAGGGggaagagaaaaccccagaagcACACTATATAGAGAGGGGCAATTAGGCTATTTAGTATAggagataatgggggttattccaactttggaggaagtggtaatccgtcccaaaagtgacggtaaagtgacggatataccaccagccgtattacgagtccattatatcctatggaactcgtaatacggctggtggtaaatccgtcacatttgggacggattaccacctcctccaaagttggaataaccccaatATTCCTTAAATACCTTGTGTCCCCAATGTAGGGCCAGAACGGGGTAGAGGTAGGAGGGGTGAAGGAGGGTGGCTGAGACTCGTTCAAGAAAGTGGTTGACTGTTGAAGATATGAAGGGCTTTGAGTCTTGGTGGTGTGAAGCATGTGTATTCTAACCGAGAGGTATTGTATAAGTGGTTGGCAGATGAGTCTACATTTCCCTTCTGAGTGGGTCAATCTGTGCAAAAGCATGTTCCATAGTTAGGACTTGCCAAAGTCGGGTTGTAGGGGGGGAGGTGGGTTGTTTCCAATATAATGCAATAAATTGTTTCGCCACTCCCTACATTTG
It encodes the following:
- the PTPRZ1 gene encoding receptor-type tyrosine-protein phosphatase zeta isoform X3; this translates as MLIRRCLLGGLQLFILCQMDLVYGYYRHQRKIIEEIDWSYTGTLNQKNWVKKYPACNGAKQSPINIDEDLTQVSVNLKKLIFQGWDQESSGDTVIRNTGKTVEINLKNDYLLTGGALDAVYKASKISFHWGKCNASSDGSEHSLDGRKFPLEMQIYCYNAELFKSFDEAVQENGKIKALSILYEISPEDNMEYSAIIDGVDNVSRFGKQATLEMFILLNLLPNYTDKYFIYNGSLSSPPCTETVEWIVFKDTVKISESQLEYFCDVMTMQQSGYVMLMDYLQNNFREQQYQFFGQVFSSYTGKEEIHETVCSSEAENVQAEPKNYSSLLVTWERPRVVYDAIIERFAVYYQQLDGDDQPRHELLTDGYQDLGAILNDLLPNTSYVLQVVAVCSNGLYGKHSDQVIVDMPLDDPDIDLFSDLEETEDVIEVEDPEEEQEDNDSTYIKNTADNQIWNQEPAHTTPDSLQERMGTETSLDHKVDYPIIVSTHAIDGALQKSTPPTSTGSSPIAGHDITDRMDPKEQMLIGVTTSKGIDVQAISVVPYRNISYTTKDLSEDGAHGPPVTEQQEITTAQQREFLTPGNWPDQSHEVFLDVTPTVSSTQFVLEEVSLEKSLASQSSDTRLIGVTQGYPTDNSKDLTSSREDDRRIDAGEVFDNVINETATSSLALVAGQVNETSDTGTTANYSAASVLLQGTLVAGAGMQQNFASTFSPTELASHSVATTSGKNSASASEGISQTSQPVSHGEIPIHPSYANEALLLRTPLLSDTQFHHVSPAFPSLAAALHATPVLPSLDVSLEPTLSSSDDIRLLPFSSASFGGKFHHVFTVSKMLLKSTPAIMSDTLPLHASLALTDSGTLIQSQGTLLADVISHRLPHVAPEALESPHETSSLHEMSMVPQVVTSETDVKMHVPSTVGGFVYPVSSDVAFLHSVPASDDSSTLVHDSIGVLHEGLFSSKPNNELVHRTSVVLQDSALFQPTRSVSVAGDLTDTFSGSGFFLSDLSDFDTAERLSPEPVFNDLDKLITRKDAEDDLPNIPSSGDVEMSSSDSENEVFKNDLSLFKILVPVSRTKGTLELLLALPTAKISGHVISMSSEYLSSVTYMHAASPTSADIALESMLTAVSNHAASPACNIASASTLPLPFELFTSSSHDIHNQMSFASSDIGTPLNIPTVPTTLLTNTTTGVAYKSSSVDPGLHHRAPDSVRNQTTLSSIFEPSTRDLLSHTPTIPTVSLYAVTALAANEDYIPPDLFSSEHLDLIGPQLHNNDNSQNIYDKDSPSFYENSIPTPVLYWPASPNIARDVTASVFPSSHDLSLVNSSNVKKDIAPATLANEITASSHDDLYVPKMYVSVAAVSPDGEGSGTLTMLSVFSKESSDASHHASPDARMWHSVVDDGLSVYDAATSTPHTETVENVVDGLKMHATVEKDETNLTLNAHSELSQEVKTLPITGSGSRIQNQTTNPSMASYVPPKSPGGTSMLEDNTQAANIPSQNTSDSKWVAFTSDEESGSGQGTSDSLNDNETSTDFSFSDLNERERETEGTIDAGTADLTDGSTKSSPPSAVHGHSAAFNVSEAETSNSSHESRVGLAEGLDSEKKTVVPLVVVSALTFLCLLVLVGILIYWRKCFQTAHFYLEDNTSSRVISTPPAPAFPISDGVGAIPIKRFPKHVAELHARNGFTQEFETLKEFYQEVQSCTVDLGITSDISNHPENKNKNRYINIVAYDHSRVKLSQLAEKDGKVTDYINANYVDGYNRPKAYIAAQGPLKSTAEDFWRMIWEHNVEVIVMITNLVEKGRRKCDQYWPADGSEEYGTYLVTLKSSLVLAYYTVRKFTIRNMTSKKGSQKGRLNEHTVIQYHYTQWPDMGVPDYTLPVLTFVRKAASAKHNSMGPVVVHCSAGVGRTGTYIVLDSMLQQIQREGTVNVFGFLKHIRTQRNYLVQTEEQYIFIHDALVEAILSKETEVLDSHIHSYVNVLLTPGPTGKTRLEKQFKLLSQPDVLQCDYSTALKQHNRPKNRSSAVIPVEQARVGLSSLAGEGTDYINASYIMGYHESNEFIITQHPLLHTVKDFWRMIWDHNAQLVVMLAENQNVAENEFVYWPNKDEPMNCESFMVTMIGEDHVCLSNEEQLVIHDFILEATQDDYVLEVRHFQCPKWPNPDSPISKTFELLRVIAEEASSRDGPVIIHDEFGGVTAGTFCALTTLMHQLETENSMDVYLTAKMINLMRPGVFTDAEQYQFLYKAMLSLVSTRQEEAHPTSLDSNGITLPDGHAAESLESLV